The Stenotrophomonas sp. BIO128-Bstrain region CAGTTCGCTGCCGGCGGACTGGACCATGTTGCCCTGGATGAAATCAACGCCGCTGATCCACATCGCGGCCGCGGCCTGCGGATCTTCGATCTGCTGGCCGATGATGCGCAGCCCGGCGCGGTGCGCCCGGTCGATCGCTGCGCGCAGTTCGTCGCGGGTCTGCTGGTTGGCATGGCTGTTGGAGAAGCGCGCGGCCATGCGCACATACGCCAGCGGCAGCTGCGCCATCAAGGCGTTGGCCTCATCGCCCGGCTCGAACTGGCTCAGGCAGAAGCGCACGCCGGCCGCATGCATGCGCGTGCAGAACTGCTGCAGGGTGACGGTGTGGATCAGGGCATCAGGCAGGCGCACGTCGATGACCAGCGCGCTGCCGTCGATCTGGCGGCTGGCCAGCGACTCCAGCAGCCAATCGCCGAACGCATCGCGGGCCAGCGTGCGCAGCGACTGCGAGACGAACAGGTGCAGCGGTTGCGCGGCGTGGCGATACAGATCCAGCAGGCCCAGCGCGTGGTCGAGCACCTGCTGGTCAAGATCGGCGATGCGCCCGGCCGCCTCGGCCGCCGGAATCACCTGGCCGGCGGCCAGCACACTGCCATCGGCCTGGCGCAGCCGCAGCAGCACCTGGTACTGCGCGGTGTTGCCGCCGGCGACGGCGACGATGGGTTGATAGGCCAGTTCCAGTTGCCCTTCCAGCAACGCAAGATGTTCCTGTGCGGCCACATCTTCGCGACGCACATAGGCGGCCACGCCGGCGGTCAGCAGGCGCGCCTGCAGCGTCGTGCGTTCGACCGCTTCCAGCGCGCTGCCCGCGTCGGAGAAGCCCGGGGAAAGCTGGGCATGGCCGACCACGCCGCGCAGGTGCACCGATTCGTCATCGCGGATCACGAACGCGCGCGTGGACAACTGTTCGCGCAGCGCGTGCGCCATCGTATCCAGCGTGTCCTCGTCGGCATCGCGGGCCAGGACCAGGAAGCTGTTGTCGTTCAAGCGCGCCAGCAGGTGCGGTTGCGCGGCATCGGCCAGGCGTTGGCCGGCCTGGGTCATCAGCCGTTCGAAGGCGGCATAGCCATAGCGTTCGCGCAGGCCGAGCGCACTGGCGATCTCGATGAAGAACAGGCCGCCGCGATCGCGGTGCGCGAGCGAGGTGCCCAGCTCCTGCATCACGTGATGGCGGGTGGGCAGGCCGGTCTCGGGATTGTTCATCGCCGGCGCACCCGCGTTGCCCGCCTGCGAGGCGGCCTGCGCACGGGCGCGGCGGATCCGGTTGGAGACGGCCGCGATCAGGTGGCGCGGGCGGATCGGCTTGCTGAGGAAATCATCGGCACCGCTGTCGAGTACCTCGAACTGGCGCTCCGGATCCGGGTCGCCACTGAGGAACACGATCGGCAGCAGCTGCTGGCCAGGCTGCTGGCGGATCAACGCGGTCAGGCGCATGCCGTCCAGGCCGGGCAGGTGCAGGTCCATCAGGATCAGGTCGGGGCGATGCTCGGCGATGGCCTGCTGCACGCCTTCGGCATCGCCGTGCACCAGCGCCTGCATGCCGGCGCCGTGCAGCACGCTCTGTGCGAACAGCGCCTGCGAGCGGTCGTCTTCGACGATCAGGACGCGGTACGGCGAATCGATGCCTGGCGGCACCAGGTCGCTGGCATCGGTGGTCATTGGCGGCAGCAACGGCGGCGGGCTGGCCGGCACAGGATTGAGCGCGACGACATTGCTGTGCGCCAACGCGGCGGGCGTGGCCTGGCGTTGCCAGCGCTGCCAGTGCTCGGCCGGCGGCGTTTCAGCGCGCACGGCGCGGGCGGGTGCAACAACGTTGTCGTGAACGGCCATCCGTACTCCCAGTCTGCGCCGCAATTATGCGATGAACGCCCGGAGGCAGGGCGCGCCTTACCGGGGCAGGGTGCCCGGTTTCACCTGCGTCTGCCCACTGTCGGCCTGGCGCATCAGCCAGCGCATCCCCTTCCACAGCGTCCGCCAGATCATCCACACGATCAACGCGCCGATCAGGCTGCACGCCACCACCAGGATCAGCGCCAGCCACGGGTGCGCCAGTGCGAGCGCCAGCCCGCCGACCACCACGGTGTCTTCGGCCGCCGAGGCGACCCAGTTGCTGGCCGGTTCGGGCGAGGTGTTGAGCAGGGCACGGGTGCCGGACTTCAGCCCGTGGCTGGCCAGCGCCACCCCGGCCCCGGCCACCAGGGCGGTACCGCTGAGTTCACCGCTGGGCGAGAGCGTGGCCGCGGCCAGGAACGCACCCGCCGGTACCCGGGCCAGGGTCTGGACCAGGTCCCAGACTGAATCGACCCCGGGGATCTTGTCGGCGAAGAACTCGGCGATGGCCAGCGCGGCCGAGGTGCCCAGCACCCACCACGATTCGGTGGCCTGCAGCGCGGGCGGCAGGTCGACCCAGCCGAGCAGGCCGGCCAGCCCCACGCCGAACACGGTCAGGTACACGCGGATACCGGCCAGCCAGGCCAGCAGGATGCCGATCACGAACAGGTGGGCTTCGGTCATGGCACGCGCTCCGGTGGCAGAATGTGCACAGGCGCACACTATCGTGGATGACGTCCATGAACGCTACTGCCCGGATCCCGAGCCTGCGCGGACAAGGCCTTTCCCCTGACTTACACTAGCCCGTCGTTCCAGACAGGGGCCGTTGCGACAGCGCCGGCAGGCGCGGTCGCCCAGGACTGCCATGAATAAGCCCACACCTTCCCGCATCCAGATCCGTCGGCCGGGCACGCCGCCCGTGCAGGACCGCAAGCGCCTGCTGGTGCTGGGCGGTGCCTGGCTGCTGTCGCTGATCCTGGCCGCGCTGCTCGGCGCCTGGCTGGGCTCGCCCGGCGGCGACGTCGGCACCCAGCTCAAGGCCGCCGAGACCCGCAACGAGCGCCTCCAGCAGCAGCTCATCGAACTGCAGCAGCGCCAGGCGACCCTGCAGGCCTCCGACCGCATCAGCCGTGCTGCCAATACCGAGGTCCAGGCCTCGCTGGGTGAGCGCGATGAAGAGATCGCCGGCCTGCGCGCCGACGTGGCCTTCTACGAGCGCCTGGTCGGGGCGACCAGCCAGCGCAAGGGCCTGAACACCCATTCGGTGGAGTTTTCGCCGGAAACCGGCGGCACCTGGCAGTACGCCGTGGTGCTGACCCAGAACCTGAACCGCGGGGCGATCAGCCAGGGGCAGATGCGCTTCACCGTGGAAGGCGTCAAGGACGGCAAGCTGACCTCGGTCAGCTGGGACGAGCTGCACCAGCGCACCAAGGTACCGGGCCAGGACTATTCCTTCCGGTACTTCCAGCAGCTCACCGGCAGCGTGATGCTGCCCCAAGGCTTCACCCCGCAACGTGTGCGGGTCACGCTGGGATCGGGCGCGGGGGGCGCCACCCAGGTATTCGATTGGAAACAGGCCGGGGCACCGGCGGCATCGGCAAAAGAAGGGGAGTAAGCCCATGTTTGGCAGCAACAAGTCCAACCGCGACGGACATCTGGTCGTGGACGCGCTGATCGGCGCGCAGGTGGTGATCCGCGGGGACGTGGAATTCAGCGGTGGCCTGTATGTGGAAGGCACCATCCTGGGCAAGGTGATCGCCCAGGACGGCGCCAGCAACGCCACCCTGACGGTGGCCGAGCACGGCGCCATCGAGGGCGAGATCCGCGCCCAGGTGGTGGTCATCAGCGGCCGCCTGGATGGGGATGTGCACGCCACCGAGCGGGTCGAACTGACCCCCAGCGCCCGGGTCACCGGCAATATCCACTACCAGGTGGTGGAAATGCACGCCGGTGCCCAGCTGACCGGCCGCCTGATCCACACCTCGGCGCAGATGGCCCTGCCGCCGCCGTCCGGGGATGCGGACGAGGGCAAGGGCAAGGACACCGCCGCCCGCAAGAAGCTGGCCGAGGCGATGGCCTGAATCGCGCCGGCGCCTCACCTTGAAACCGTGCTCATGCAGCCCCATGCTGGGGGCATGAGCACGCTTGTTTCCCTGCCCGGCGCACCCGCCGCCGCGCCGAACTACCAGTCCCTGGACCGTCCGCTGAACTTCACCGAGGCCGCTGCGGCCAAGGTCAAGGAGCTGATCCAGGATGAGGGCAACGCTGCCCTCGCCCTGCGCGTCTACATCGAAGGCGGTGGCTGTTCCGGCTTCCAGTACGGGTTCGAGTTCGATGAGAACCGGGCCGAGGACGATCTGGCGGTGGATACCGCGGGCGTCACCCTGCTGGTGGATCCGCTGAGCCTGCAGTACCTGATGGGCGCCGAGGTGGATTACACCGAGAGCCTGACCGGCGCGCAGTTCGTGATCCGCAATCCGAACGCGAAGACCACCTGCGGCTGCGGCAGCAGTTTCAGCATGTGATGCGCGCGCAACCGGCCTGCGGGTCGGTTGCCGCTTGCCAGTCCCGCCGAATGTGGGCAGGCTCTTGCGATGTCCAAATTCTCTTCGCAGCTTTCCGGTTTCGCCTTCGTCAGCGAGCCGTTGGAGCGCTCCGATACCCTGCGCGATGACGCTGATGCGTTGTTGCGGCTGTGGCCGGACGCGCGCGTATTGGTGCTCGACCAGGACGGCACCGCACTGGCGGGCAACGACGGCCAGCCCCTGCCACTGACCGGCGCCGAGCTGGGCGGTGGCCCGGGTACCGCGATCTTCCTCGGCCTGCGCGGCGAGCAGGCGTGGTTCTCGATGGAGGCCGCCGGCCTGTCGGTGACGGCCCCGCAGCGGGTCGACCTGCGGCAGTCGGCCGCGACCTGGTCGATCGCCGATTCCACCGCCTTCTGTTACGCACGCGGCATGTCCTACTGGCAGTCGCGCACCCGTTTCTGCGGCGTGTGTGGCGGCGCGGTGACCTTCAGCCGCGGCGGCTTCGTCGGCCGCTGCGGCCAGTGCGCAACCGAACATTACCCGCGGGTGGATCCGGCCGTGATCGTGGCCGTGGAAAACCAGGGTCGGCTGCTGCTGGGCCGCCAGGCCAACTGGGCCCCGCGTCGCTATTCGGTGCTGGCCGGCTTCGTCGAGCCCGGTGAATCGCTGGAGCAGACCGTGGTCCGTGAGGTGTTCGAGGAAAGCCGGGTGCGCGTGCGCGAGTGCCGCTACCTGGGGACCCAGCCATGGCCGTTCCCCGGCGCGCTGATGCTCGGCTTCGCCGCGACGGCCGAAGACGACGTGCCGACCGTGAACGGCGAGCTTGAGGATGCCCGCTGGTTCACCGCCCAGGAAGTGGGCGCTGCCCTGGCCCGGGATGTCGAGGACGACGGCGAAGGCATCCGCCTGTCCCCGCCGATCTCGATCTCGCGCAGCCTGATCGAGCACTGGTACCGCCAGCAGGTCGCCTGACCGTCGCCTGCCGTTGCCGCAGGCTGAACACGCGGCGCGTTACATTACCTACGGCCCGGGGAATTGCCGGGCCGCAAGGCATAGTAGCGGCGCGTTCCACGTCCCGAGCCGGAGGCTTACATGTTCACCACCCTGGTCGCCGTGCTGGTTGCCTTGGCCCTGGGCCATGTCGCGCCGGGCGCGGCCGTTGCGCTGCGGCGGTTCGGCCTCTACCGGCGCTGGCTGCAGTGGCTGGACCGGCATGCCGCCGAAGACGGCGCCTGGCGCGGACGCAAGGGTGCCTGGCTGGCGGTGCTGCCGTTCGTCGTGGTGCTGGGCCTGATCCAGTGGCTCTTCGATGATCGGATGTACGGCCTGCCGTCACTGCTGCTGGGCGTGCTGGTGCTGGTGATGTGCTGGGGCCCGCGCGACCTGGACCGCGATGTCGAGGCGGTGATCGATGCCGATGACGCCCATGCGCGTCATCTGGCGATCGCGCAGCTGCAGTCCGCCGGTGGCAGCCTGCACGAAGACGTCCCCTCGCTCGTCGAAGCAACGGTGCTCAACGCGCTGCGGCGCTGGTTCGCGGTGCTGTTCTGGTTCCTGCTGCTGGGCCCGGTCGGCGCGCTGCTGTATCGCCTGCTGGCGTTGCTGGCGGTCGGCCCGATGCGCTCGCTGGCCAGCGTGGAAGCGGTCGCCGGTGCACGCGTGGTGCTGTCCTGGCTCGAATGGCCGGTGGCGCAGCTGATGTCGCTGTCGATGGCGCTGGTCGGCAACTTCGATACCGCATTCAAGGCGTGGCGCGAGGCGCATGGCAACCAGTGGGCCGCCTCCACGCACTTCCTTGGCGCGGTCGCGCGGGCGAGCGTCAGTGCCGAGCTGCGCGAGGATGCGCACGATTACAGCGATGCGGGCATGGTGCCGGTATGGCGTCGGCTGCCGGAACTGCGCGATGCAATGAGCCTGGTGTGGCGCATGCTGCTGTTGTGGATGGCAGTGCTGGCGTTGCTGGTGATCGCCGGCTGGGTCACCTAGCGGTTGGGATCAGCCCGGTGCCAACCAGGTAAACGGCACCCACGGCAGGTTGCGTGCGATCCAGTACGCGGGCAGCAGGATCAGCCAGAAGGCGGGCTTCATCAGCAGCGTGATCAGCGGCTGCAGCACGCGTGGGCGCCAGCCCAGCGCCCAGCCGATCACCAGCGGGGCGACGGCCAGCATCAGCATGGCCAGGGGATTCATCGAGAACGCGGCGACCACATCGCCGTGGGCCAGCGCGTGCAGTGCACGCGTCAGCCCGCAGCCGATGCAGTAGTACCCGGTAACGGCCAGGAAGCTGCACGGCGGGAACGGACTGCTGGCGCTGTTGGGGTCGTAGTGCCGCAGCACCCAGAACCCCGCGCCGGCGGCCAAGGTGGCCGGCGGCAGGGCCGCCAGCAACCAGCGCTTGCCGTGCAGCGCGATCATCAGCTGGCGCTTTCGATCTGCTGCTGGAACTGCTGCATCTGCTGCATGTAACCGTCAACGCCCATGAAGGCCAGCGAGATCACGAACAGCACGACGCCGGCGATCAGGAAACCGGTGGTGACCCACGCCCAGATCTTGGCGTTCTTGGAGGCACGACGTGCGCCTTCCAGGTCGCCTTGGTTGAGCAGGCCGTTGACCTTGCTGGCGAACACGATCGCGACCACGCCGGTGACGATGCCCGGGAAGCTCAGGCACGACAGGCAGCACACGAAGAACGCCAGGATGGTGACGACGATCGACCAGATCAGGTGGTTCGGAATGCTGCCCGGGGCGGGCGGCAGGGGGGCGGTGGCATTCATCAGCGAAGCTCCATTTGCTTGGGTGGGTGTGTACGGGATGGATCCGGGGCGAACAACACACGCGATGAGGCACGATCGGCAACAGGTGACACGACGGCAATGTCCGGCATCGAGCGTCCGCCCGCGCCGGCCAGCGCGGGCGAGGTGCCCCGGGCGGTAATCTAACCGATGTACCCGCGTCCATGTATACGGTTACATGCAGGCAGGGCGGGACTCACGCCTGGTCAGCCCGCAGCTGGCGCACCTGTGTCTCCAGCATCGGGGCCGTGGCGACCTCGCCGGCGATCGGTGCCGACGCAACCACCCCGACATGCGCGCGGAACCGACGTGGCACGCGCATCCGGCCCAGGCGCGTGTCGCGCCGGCTCCACATGCTCGACCACATGCCGCGCAGCGCCATCGGCACCACCGGCACCGGGCGGCGCTCGAGAATCTTCTCCACGCCCGACTTGAACGCGCCCATCTGCCCATCACGCGTCAATGCGCCCTCGGGGAAGATGCAGACCAGCTCGCCTTCGGCCAATGCCTTGTCCACCTCGTCGAACGCGGCCTGCATCAGCGCCGGATCCTCGCGTGCACCGGCGATCGGGATCGCCTTGGCGGTGCGGAAGATCCAGCGCATCACCGGGATGTTGAAGATCCTGTAGTACATGACGAAGCGCACCGGGCGCGGGATCGTGGCCGAGAGGATCAGCGCGTCCATGTAGCTCACATGGTTGCACACGATCAGCGCCGCGCCCTCGTCCGGCACGTTGGCCTCGATCCCGTGCGGGCGAAGGCGGTACAGCGCACGCACCATCACCCAGCTGAGGAAGCGCATCAGGAATTCGGGGACGATCGTGAAGATGTAGATCGACACCACGGCGTTGGCGATCGCCAGGGCCAGGAACAGCTGCGGAATGGTCCAGTCCAGCACGCGCTGGGTGAGCAGGCCCAGGCCTGCGGCCAGCACGATGAAACCGGAGTTCTGGATGTTGAGCGCGGCGAACACGCGCGACATCTCCGACTTGGCCGTGCGGCTCTGGATCAGTGCGAACAGCGGCACCACGAAGAAGCCGGTGAACAGACCGATGCCGATCAGGTCGATGATGATGCGCACGCTGCCCGGCGCCTGTACGAACTGCCAGATCGACAGCCCGGCGGCGGCGGCTTCCCCGACACGTGCGAAGTACAGGTCGAGCATGAAGGCGGTCATGCCGAACGCGCCCAGCGGCACCAGGCCGATTTCCACGGTGCGCCCGGACAGCTTCTCGCACAGCAGCGACCCGGTGCCGGTGCCGAGCGAGAACAGCGCCAGCGCGAAGATGTACAGCGTGGAGCCACCGCCTAGATTGATTTCGGCGTAGGTGGGCAGCTGCGAGGTCAGCATGGTGCCGACGAACCAGAACCAGGACACGCCGAGGATCGCGTTGCGCACCGCCTTCTGCTTCTTGGCCATGCGCAGCACCGCCAGCGACTCGGGCAGCGGGTTCCAGTTGATCTTCAGGTCCGGTGCGCCGGCATCGACCTTCGGGATCATCCGCGCGGTGAGGTTGCCGGCCACGGCCAATACGATCACCGCGGTCGCGGCGACGATCGGGCCATGGCTGCCCGCCAGGGTGAAGATCAGACCGCCAGCGATCATGCCGGTCAGGATCGACAGCGAGGTGCCCATTTCGACCAGGCCGTTGCCGCCGGTCAGCTCCTCGGGCTTGAGGATGGAGGGCAACACCGAGTACTTCACCGGCCCGAACAGGGTGGACTGCATGCCGGTGCAGAACAGCGCGACCAGCAGCACCGGCATGCTCTCGGTCAGGAAGCCGACCGCGGCCAGCGACATGATCGCGATCTCCATGGTCGTGGTGATCACGATCAGCCGCGACTTCTCCAGCTTCTCCGCGATCTGCCCGGCCAGCGCCGAGAACAGGAAGTACGGCAGGATGAAGATTGCCGGTGCCAGGTTGGTGTACAGCGAGCGCTCTTCGATCGGCGTGCCGAGGAAGAACAGCAGCGCGATGATCGCCTGGCGGTAGACGTTGTCGTTGAACGCGCCCAGCGACTGGACGATGAAAAACGGCAGGAAACGGCGTTGCCTGAGCAGGGCGAACTGACTATGGCCGGACATGGAGACTCCTTGCGAACCGGCGCAGCCTAGCATTCTCCCTGTTGGCGCAGCATGGCAGCGCCGCGGTACGGTGCAGGCAGCCCCGTCCTGGGTAGCTCACGACCGTTGGTCGTGAGAACGTTCTATAGGCCGTGAGACGTTCAACATCCGTATCGACCACCGGTCGATACCTACCGCAGCGTGCGCGCGGCCTCGTTGGCGGCACCGCGCAGCTTGGGCAGCAGGCGCAGCATCAGGCCCATCTGGGTCCGGATCAGCTGCAGCTGGGGCGGCATGTCGTCCGGGATCTGCTCGAGCTGTTCGGCCAGGGCGCGGTCGCCGTCGTTGGCGTCCTCGGCCACCGGCTCGCGCTGCTGCAGCGCGCTGGCGATCTGCTGCATCGCCTGCTCCACGCGTTCCCCGCCGGACAGGGCGAGTGGGTCCTGGCCGTAGCTGTCCAGCTGGGTGCGGTGCGCACCCAGCGCGGAGAGATGGCCGAGCAGCGTGTTGGACAACGCCAGGAAGCGGAACCCCGCATCCAGGTTGCGGCGTACGTGGCCCGGCTCGCGCAGCATGTTCGACAGGGCCGTGGACAGCGCCGCATCGGCGTTGTGCATGTCGCGCCGTGCGATGCGGTAGGCCAGATCGTCCCGCATGCCACTGCCGTACTGGCCGAGCACGGCGTGCAGGTACCTGGCGCAGTTGTCGAGCACCCGCGCCATCACCAGGTTCAGGCGGCGGCCCTGCCAGTCGGGCAGGATCAGGAAGGCTGCCGCCGCGGCGATCGCACAGCCCAGCAGCGTATCCACCAGCCGCGGCCAGATCAGCAGGAAGCCATCGCCGATCAGGTTGAAGCAGGTCAGCGCCATCACCGTGATCGCCGCCGAGGCCACCAGGTAGCGATCGCTGCGGGTGAAGAAGAACAGCAGCGCCGAGAGCAGTGCGATCAGCAGCTCGATGCGCAGGTCCTGGAACAACTGCATCAGCGCCCAGGTCAGCACCAGGCCGATCAGGGTGCCGGCGATCCGCTGCGCCAGCCGCTGGCGGGTGGCACCGAAGTGCGGGCGGCAGACGAACACGATGGTCAGCAGCACCCAGGAGCCGTTCTGGGCGTTGAACAGGCGGATCGCCGCGAAGCCGACGATCAGCGCCAGCGCCATGCGCAGGCCGTGCCGGAACAGCACCGAGCCGGGGGTGAGCTGCTGGCGGATACGCACGCCCATCTCGCGCAGGGTGTGCGGGTTGGTATCGCGCAGGCGGGTGTCCACGTTGTCCAGCGTGGACTCGGACTTCTCGGCTTCGGACAGGCGGCGTTCGATGCTCTGCAGGTTGTGGCCCAGCAGTTCCAGCGAGGCCAGCAGGCGCTGCCACTGGGGGTTGTGCTGGGCGCGCAGCCAGGCCAGCGAATCGGTCAGGTCGGCGGTGGCCTGCTTGGTGCGCTCGCCGTACTGGAAGGGCTGGCGCAGGCGGATCGCCTGGCCGAGATTGGCGCAGGCTTCGCCCTGCAGCGCGAGCAGGCGCTGGCAGCGGTACAGCACGTCGCTGTGGAAGAACGCTTCGGTCAGGGCGCCATAGGGGTAGTGCGAGGAGCTGGCGCGCTCGTGGAAGTCCTGGGCCATGTAGTACAGGCGCAGGTACAGGCCGGACTGCACGCCGGGCCGGCCGGAGCGGCCAAAGCGCGCCAGGATCGCGGTCTTGGCGATGTTGAGGGCTTCAACCACGCGCCGGTTCTGCTCGGCCAGGGCGAGCTGGCGCTTCTGCACGTCCGCATCGCGGACCGGTTCG contains the following coding sequences:
- a CDS encoding EAL domain-containing response regulator, with translation MAVHDNVVAPARAVRAETPPAEHWQRWQRQATPAALAHSNVVALNPVPASPPPLLPPMTTDASDLVPPGIDSPYRVLIVEDDRSQALFAQSVLHGAGMQALVHGDAEGVQQAIAEHRPDLILMDLHLPGLDGMRLTALIRQQPGQQLLPIVFLSGDPDPERQFEVLDSGADDFLSKPIRPRHLIAAVSNRIRRARAQAASQAGNAGAPAMNNPETGLPTRHHVMQELGTSLAHRDRGGLFFIEIASALGLRERYGYAAFERLMTQAGQRLADAAQPHLLARLNDNSFLVLARDADEDTLDTMAHALREQLSTRAFVIRDDESVHLRGVVGHAQLSPGFSDAGSALEAVERTTLQARLLTAGVAAYVRREDVAAQEHLALLEGQLELAYQPIVAVAGGNTAQYQVLLRLRQADGSVLAAGQVIPAAEAAGRIADLDQQVLDHALGLLDLYRHAAQPLHLFVSQSLRTLARDAFGDWLLESLASRQIDGSALVIDVRLPDALIHTVTLQQFCTRMHAAGVRFCLSQFEPGDEANALMAQLPLAYVRMAARFSNSHANQQTRDELRAAIDRAHRAGLRIIGQQIEDPQAAAAMWISGVDFIQGNMVQSAGSELNFDFQNSVL
- a CDS encoding DUF4126 domain-containing protein, which translates into the protein MTEAHLFVIGILLAWLAGIRVYLTVFGVGLAGLLGWVDLPPALQATESWWVLGTSAALAIAEFFADKIPGVDSVWDLVQTLARVPAGAFLAAATLSPSGELSGTALVAGAGVALASHGLKSGTRALLNTSPEPASNWVASAAEDTVVVGGLALALAHPWLALILVVACSLIGALIVWMIWRTLWKGMRWLMRQADSGQTQVKPGTLPR
- a CDS encoding DUF6776 family protein, whose product is MNKPTPSRIQIRRPGTPPVQDRKRLLVLGGAWLLSLILAALLGAWLGSPGGDVGTQLKAAETRNERLQQQLIELQQRQATLQASDRISRAANTEVQASLGERDEEIAGLRADVAFYERLVGATSQRKGLNTHSVEFSPETGGTWQYAVVLTQNLNRGAISQGQMRFTVEGVKDGKLTSVSWDELHQRTKVPGQDYSFRYFQQLTGSVMLPQGFTPQRVRVTLGSGAGGATQVFDWKQAGAPAASAKEGE
- the erpA gene encoding iron-sulfur cluster insertion protein ErpA, encoding MSTLVSLPGAPAAAPNYQSLDRPLNFTEAAAAKVKELIQDEGNAALALRVYIEGGGCSGFQYGFEFDENRAEDDLAVDTAGVTLLVDPLSLQYLMGAEVDYTESLTGAQFVIRNPNAKTTCGCGSSFSM
- the nudC gene encoding NAD(+) diphosphatase — its product is MSKFSSQLSGFAFVSEPLERSDTLRDDADALLRLWPDARVLVLDQDGTALAGNDGQPLPLTGAELGGGPGTAIFLGLRGEQAWFSMEAAGLSVTAPQRVDLRQSAATWSIADSTAFCYARGMSYWQSRTRFCGVCGGAVTFSRGGFVGRCGQCATEHYPRVDPAVIVAVENQGRLLLGRQANWAPRRYSVLAGFVEPGESLEQTVVREVFEESRVRVRECRYLGTQPWPFPGALMLGFAATAEDDVPTVNGELEDARWFTAQEVGAALARDVEDDGEGIRLSPPISISRSLIEHWYRQQVA
- the ampE gene encoding regulatory signaling modulator protein AmpE → MFTTLVAVLVALALGHVAPGAAVALRRFGLYRRWLQWLDRHAAEDGAWRGRKGAWLAVLPFVVVLGLIQWLFDDRMYGLPSLLLGVLVLVMCWGPRDLDRDVEAVIDADDAHARHLAIAQLQSAGGSLHEDVPSLVEATVLNALRRWFAVLFWFLLLGPVGALLYRLLALLAVGPMRSLASVEAVAGARVVLSWLEWPVAQLMSLSMALVGNFDTAFKAWREAHGNQWAASTHFLGAVARASVSAELREDAHDYSDAGMVPVWRRLPELRDAMSLVWRMLLLWMAVLALLVIAGWVT
- a CDS encoding DUF2752 domain-containing protein encodes the protein MIALHGKRWLLAALPPATLAAGAGFWVLRHYDPNSASSPFPPCSFLAVTGYYCIGCGLTRALHALAHGDVVAAFSMNPLAMLMLAVAPLVIGWALGWRPRVLQPLITLLMKPAFWLILLPAYWIARNLPWVPFTWLAPG
- a CDS encoding CD225/dispanin family protein; protein product: MNATAPLPPAPGSIPNHLIWSIVVTILAFFVCCLSCLSFPGIVTGVVAIVFASKVNGLLNQGDLEGARRASKNAKIWAWVTTGFLIAGVVLFVISLAFMGVDGYMQQMQQFQQQIESAS
- a CDS encoding MFS transporter; protein product: MSGHSQFALLRQRRFLPFFIVQSLGAFNDNVYRQAIIALLFFLGTPIEERSLYTNLAPAIFILPYFLFSALAGQIAEKLEKSRLIVITTTMEIAIMSLAAVGFLTESMPVLLVALFCTGMQSTLFGPVKYSVLPSILKPEELTGGNGLVEMGTSLSILTGMIAGGLIFTLAGSHGPIVAATAVIVLAVAGNLTARMIPKVDAGAPDLKINWNPLPESLAVLRMAKKQKAVRNAILGVSWFWFVGTMLTSQLPTYAEINLGGGSTLYIFALALFSLGTGTGSLLCEKLSGRTVEIGLVPLGAFGMTAFMLDLYFARVGEAAAAGLSIWQFVQAPGSVRIIIDLIGIGLFTGFFVVPLFALIQSRTAKSEMSRVFAALNIQNSGFIVLAAGLGLLTQRVLDWTIPQLFLALAIANAVVSIYIFTIVPEFLMRFLSWVMVRALYRLRPHGIEANVPDEGAALIVCNHVSYMDALILSATIPRPVRFVMYYRIFNIPVMRWIFRTAKAIPIAGAREDPALMQAAFDEVDKALAEGELVCIFPEGALTRDGQMGAFKSGVEKILERRPVPVVPMALRGMWSSMWSRRDTRLGRMRVPRRFRAHVGVVASAPIAGEVATAPMLETQVRQLRADQA
- the yccS gene encoding YccS family putative transporter codes for the protein MPSFETRVSRLWAHEKASYGLRVFIALSAAMGLCWYLDQLPALPGVFLGIIASAIAETDDNWWGRIKSVALSLLCFVAAAAAVVVLFPHPWWFITALAAATFGLTLLGALGERYASIAQATVTLAIYTMIGLEQHGAADLSQAVNAVSHLLAGAVWYALLSILWTALFANRPVRERVARLYLELGRYLKLKADLFEPVRDADVQKRQLALAEQNRRVVEALNIAKTAILARFGRSGRPGVQSGLYLRLYYMAQDFHERASSSHYPYGALTEAFFHSDVLYRCQRLLALQGEACANLGQAIRLRQPFQYGERTKQATADLTDSLAWLRAQHNPQWQRLLASLELLGHNLQSIERRLSEAEKSESTLDNVDTRLRDTNPHTLREMGVRIRQQLTPGSVLFRHGLRMALALIVGFAAIRLFNAQNGSWVLLTIVFVCRPHFGATRQRLAQRIAGTLIGLVLTWALMQLFQDLRIELLIALLSALLFFFTRSDRYLVASAAITVMALTCFNLIGDGFLLIWPRLVDTLLGCAIAAAAAFLILPDWQGRRLNLVMARVLDNCARYLHAVLGQYGSGMRDDLAYRIARRDMHNADAALSTALSNMLREPGHVRRNLDAGFRFLALSNTLLGHLSALGAHRTQLDSYGQDPLALSGGERVEQAMQQIASALQQREPVAEDANDGDRALAEQLEQIPDDMPPQLQLIRTQMGLMLRLLPKLRGAANEAARTLR